The Arachis duranensis cultivar V14167 chromosome 9, aradu.V14167.gnm2.J7QH, whole genome shotgun sequence genomic sequence TTGATCAAATGAAGAGCAGAAATGTTTATGTATGGACGGCGATGATCAATGGTTATGTAGAGAACAGAGAGCCTGAGCATGCATTGGTTATGTTCCGTGAGATGCAAGCAAAGGATGGAGCACAACCCAATAAAGTGTCACTCGTTAGTGTGCTTCCAGCTTGTGGCTTGCTTGCTGGGTTAACTGGTGGGAAACAAGTCCATGCATTTGCTATAAAAATGGAGCTAAATGATGATGTTTCCCTATGTAATGCTTTAATAGATATGTATTCCAAATGTGGGAGTTTGGAATATGGTAGACGAGTGTTTGACAATATTTTGTACTCCAAAGATGGTATCTCTTGGGGTTCAATGATATCTGCATATGGATTACatggaagaggagaagaagctGTTGCCACATATTATGAAATGCTCAAGCAAGGGATTAAACCAGACATGATAACAGTTGTTGGTGTTCTTTCTGCTTGTAGCAAGTCAGGATTGGTTGATGAAGGCATTGATATATATAACTCACTAATGACTAAGCATGAAATGCAACCAACAATTGAAATTTGTGCTTGTGTTGTCGACATGTTAGGTCGATCAGGCCGGCTTGATCAAGCCTTAAATTTCATAAAAGAAATGCCTCTTTATCCAAGTCCAAGTGTCTGGGGATCTCTTTTAAGTGCTTCTATAATACATGGAAATTCAACGACAAGAGACCTGGCGTATAGGTGTCTCTTAGAGCTAGAACCTGAAAATCCTTCGAATTACATCTCACTTTCGAATACATATGCTTCCGATAGAAGATGGGATGTGGTAACTGAGGTGAGAACAATGATGAAAGAAAGAGGCTTAAGAAAAGTTCCAGGTTGCAGTTGGATAACTATCAGTGGAAAGACTCATTCCTTTATGGTTGCTGACAAAGCTCATCCATCTTCTGATTTAATCTATGAAATGTTGGTTGACATGGTATCAGTAATGACAGGAGATGTTTATGATGATATTGATATTCTTCATGAATTTCCTTGTAATGATTAATGAGCCTGTAAGTGAGAGCAAACATAAAAAATCAGTTTCCAAAAAGAGGTCAGCCATCTCTGATACTATGCTTGATCTTCCCTGACTCAAAATTTGATGTGCTATTCATTGGTCAAGTGAGAGCAAGAACACAAAACCCAGCTTATGATTCTTTAAAAAAGTTCTCTTAAGGTTCCAT encodes the following:
- the LOC107466577 gene encoding pentatricopeptide repeat-containing protein At3g12770 isoform X1: MILPTTFSFSLTNSRYYNSATIPHHLLLRLLQLCVDHCSLKLTHQSHSQILTNGFSQDPFLLTRLISAYATCGYSNFSRRVFETLDAKNVYLWNSMINAYAKNRHFFGALELFHQMGPSVLPDDYTLATVSKVCGELEDLICGKVVHGKSMRIGFLSDVVVANSVMAMYNRCGMLSDAMKVFDEMPHRTVSSFNVIISGFAALERCGSYSSDGFWLKFFMRMQSEGFEPDAFTVASLLPMCCAGSSEKWDYGREIHCYLVKNGLDLNMGSDVHVGSSLIDMYSRSGKVVLGRAVFDQMKSRNVYVWTAMINGYVENREPEHALVMFREMQAKDGAQPNKVSLVSVLPACGLLAGLTGGKQVHAFAIKMELNDDVSLCNALIDMYSKCGSLEYGRRVFDNILYSKDGISWGSMISAYGLHGRGEEAVATYYEMLKQGIKPDMITVVGVLSACSKSGLVDEGIDIYNSLMTKHEMQPTIEICACVVDMLGRSGRLDQALNFIKEMPLYPSPSVWGSLLSASIIHGNSTTRDLAYRCLLELEPENPSNYISLSNTYASDRRWDVVTEVRTMMKERGLRKVPGCSWITISGKTHSFMVADKAHPSSDLIYEMLVDMVSVMTGDVYDDIDILHEFPCND